A genome region from Verrucomicrobiia bacterium includes the following:
- a CDS encoding sulfite exporter TauE/SafE family protein, with the protein MPLEFGIFGFGVGVGLFGAYLGLGGGLLVVPFLTLFLGFPAKVAVGTSLLTVITTSTGAAQEYLKSGRADVRLGIVLELFTTLGALAGGLTAAFLAEKTIFLFFGLLLILVAVQMLRSKERPDFNHTASTGTYQNWGWGAGVSSLAGVLSGIFGVGGGVIKIPAMNLIMKVPLSVAFATSNLMIGVTAAAGALVYFSRGDVDFPTAAPLVLGTAIGAFLGARTVKKVPTRWLRLAFVVVLLAVAVEMLTKGFK; encoded by the coding sequence GTGCCCCTTGAGTTTGGAATCTTCGGCTTCGGCGTAGGGGTCGGCCTCTTCGGCGCATACCTTGGGTTGGGAGGCGGTCTTTTGGTGGTTCCGTTCCTGACCCTTTTTTTAGGCTTTCCGGCCAAAGTGGCCGTCGGCACCAGTTTGCTCACCGTCATCACCACCTCCACCGGCGCAGCGCAGGAATATTTAAAATCCGGCCGGGCCGATGTCCGCTTGGGAATCGTTCTTGAGCTTTTCACCACGCTGGGGGCGCTGGCGGGAGGGCTCACGGCCGCTTTTTTGGCGGAAAAGACCATTTTCCTCTTTTTCGGGCTGCTTTTGATTCTGGTTGCCGTCCAGATGCTGCGCTCCAAGGAAAGACCGGATTTCAACCATACCGCATCCACCGGCACTTATCAAAACTGGGGCTGGGGGGCGGGGGTTTCCTCGCTGGCCGGGGTGCTCTCCGGCATCTTTGGGGTGGGGGGCGGGGTGATAAAAATCCCGGCGATGAACTTGATAATGAAGGTCCCCCTCTCGGTCGCCTTTGCCACCAGCAATCTGATGATTGGCGTCACCGCCGCGGCCGGGGCTTTGGTTTACTTCTCTCGGGGGGATGTCGATTTCCCGACTGCGGCACCGCTGGTTTTGGGAACCGCAATTGGCGCTTTTTTGGGGGCGCGTACGGTGAAAAAAGTCCCCACCCGCTGGCTGCGACTTGCCTTTGTGGTTGTTCTTCTTGCAGTTGCTGTTGAAATGCTCACAAAGGGGTTTAAATGA
- a CDS encoding PH domain-containing protein has protein sequence MLETAKVPPAFEAVKDNDEVIYWSGKPEFIPFILRGVPFLVVGFLAEMFYKGRHIQGLPLFMDAGTLVFLASALYMVYLFLVYGNTAYAVSSKRLMMRSGFFGIDFKAVDYDKISDIEVNVNPIENLFGVGTIQAFSGRTTEKGVRIYDRFISIANPYEVFKQIKEVAVDVKTDWNYPNALRPEENPGYRTKYNPKKGDAISNV, from the coding sequence ATGCTGGAAACCGCTAAAGTGCCGCCGGCTTTCGAAGCCGTTAAAGACAACGACGAAGTCATCTACTGGTCGGGGAAGCCGGAGTTTATTCCGTTCATTTTGCGCGGCGTGCCGTTTCTGGTTGTCGGGTTTTTGGCCGAGATGTTTTACAAGGGGCGGCATATTCAGGGCCTGCCCCTTTTTATGGATGCCGGAACGTTGGTTTTTCTGGCCAGCGCCCTCTACATGGTCTATTTGTTTTTGGTTTACGGCAACACCGCCTACGCCGTTTCCAGCAAGCGCTTGATGATGCGGAGCGGCTTTTTTGGCATCGATTTCAAGGCCGTGGACTACGACAAAATTTCCGACATCGAGGTGAACGTCAACCCGATTGAAAACCTCTTCGGCGTCGGCACGATACAGGCCTTTTCCGGCCGCACCACGGAAAAAGGGGTGCGGATTTACGACCGCTTCATCTCGATTGCCAACCCCTATGAGGTTTTCAAACAAATCAAGGAAGTTGCCGTGGATGTGAAAACCGACTGGAACTATCCGAACGCCCTGCGCCCGGAGGAAAACCCCGGCTACCGCACCAAGTACAACCCAAAAAAAGGGGACGCGATCAGTAATGTTTAA
- a CDS encoding S41 family peptidase yields the protein MKSRKFYAVLFGGILTLLVVFSLVLAGSGDFYSSVRIMDQVAAKISENYVEDVNIDTLVSAGIYGMLGQLDPYSEYLEPKPLDQLIEDTRGSFEGIGIEIAIQADSLTVVSPLEGSPASRAGLVAGDRIVTINGKSTAGISTEEAAKQLRGPKGTQVNVGIMRGGASEPIPFTITRGLIELKAVPYYGMVGDGIGYIRLSRFSNQASEELAQAVAALKKENPKGLILDLRSNPGGLLEEAVGISELFLQPNQLVVETRGRRTDQNQKFFSGRPPILPDVPLVVAVDEGSASASEIVAGAVQDWDRGVVVGNQTFGKGLVQSLLGLPEGRALKLTTARYYTPSGRSIQKQERAGGLKNDSAATAEKFKTKKSGRLVAGGGGITPDVETEKSKYSPLEIELGRRALIWEFGVHYSDDHPEIRENFEVTEPVIAEFRRFLKEKKFSYRSAAEEELKKLDSLAREGKFSATTQKKLDELKLALEVEKEKEFSASLPFIRRQLKESILTKVFGDKAKYPLVWMKTHPELVKAKEILVSKEQYNKLLASAR from the coding sequence ATGAAAAGTAGGAAATTTTACGCCGTTTTGTTCGGGGGGATTTTGACTTTGCTCGTTGTTTTCAGTCTGGTTCTGGCCGGCAGCGGCGATTTTTACTCCAGTGTCCGGATTATGGACCAGGTGGCGGCCAAAATCAGCGAAAACTACGTGGAGGACGTAAACATCGATACCCTCGTATCCGCCGGCATCTACGGAATGCTGGGGCAGCTGGACCCCTATTCCGAATACCTGGAGCCGAAGCCGCTCGACCAATTAATCGAGGACACGCGGGGAAGCTTTGAAGGAATCGGGATAGAAATCGCCATCCAGGCCGACAGTTTGACGGTGGTTTCTCCTTTGGAGGGAAGCCCCGCCTCCCGCGCCGGTCTGGTGGCGGGAGACCGGATTGTGACGATAAATGGCAAGTCGACCGCTGGAATCTCCACGGAGGAGGCCGCCAAGCAATTGCGCGGCCCCAAGGGAACCCAAGTAAACGTGGGGATTATGCGGGGCGGGGCCTCCGAGCCGATCCCCTTCACTATCACCCGCGGGCTCATCGAACTAAAGGCCGTACCCTACTATGGAATGGTCGGGGACGGCATCGGCTATATCCGCCTCTCCCGCTTCTCCAACCAGGCCTCCGAGGAACTGGCACAGGCTGTCGCAGCGTTGAAAAAAGAAAATCCCAAAGGGCTGATTTTGGACCTCCGCTCCAATCCGGGTGGACTTTTGGAGGAAGCCGTGGGAATCTCCGAACTGTTCCTGCAGCCGAATCAATTGGTGGTGGAAACCCGCGGCCGTCGCACGGATCAGAACCAGAAATTCTTCTCCGGCCGCCCCCCCATCCTGCCGGACGTTCCCTTGGTGGTGGCAGTGGATGAGGGTTCCGCCTCCGCTTCGGAAATCGTGGCCGGAGCGGTGCAGGATTGGGATAGGGGCGTTGTCGTGGGAAACCAGACCTTCGGCAAAGGGCTGGTGCAGAGCTTGCTCGGTCTGCCGGAAGGGCGGGCCTTGAAGCTGACCACCGCCCGCTACTACACTCCGAGCGGCCGCTCCATACAAAAGCAGGAGCGGGCCGGCGGGCTGAAAAACGACTCCGCCGCCACGGCGGAGAAATTCAAAACCAAAAAGTCCGGTCGCTTAGTGGCTGGAGGTGGAGGAATCACCCCGGACGTGGAAACTGAAAAATCGAAGTATTCTCCCTTGGAAATCGAGCTCGGCCGCCGCGCCTTGATTTGGGAGTTCGGCGTGCATTACTCGGACGACCATCCGGAAATCCGGGAGAACTTCGAGGTGACCGAACCGGTTATCGCCGAATTCCGGCGTTTTTTGAAGGAGAAGAAATTCTCCTATCGCTCGGCAGCCGAAGAGGAGTTGAAAAAATTGGATTCGCTGGCACGGGAAGGGAAATTTTCCGCAACCACGCAAAAGAAACTGGATGAATTGAAGCTGGCGCTGGAAGTCGAAAAGGAGAAAGAGTTTAGCGCCTCGCTCCCCTTCATCCGCCGGCAGCTGAAGGAATCGATTTTAACCAAGGTTTTCGGCGATAAAGCCAAGTATCCCCTCGTCTGGATGAAAACCCATCCGGAACTGGTCAAAGCCAAGGAAATACTGGTTTCAAAGGAGCAGTACAATAAGCTTTTGGCCTCCGCCCGGTAA
- the tmk gene encoding dTMP kinase, whose translation MAKTKTPRLGRGVFVTFEGIDGSGKTTQAKLLYEALKEEGRSVVLLREPGGTPVAEQIRSILLEEKSEPLSPRAEILLFLASRAQLVEQAILPALQAKKIVILERFIDSTTAYQAYGRGFSPQWVEKLNRWSACEILPDLTIELRVPVKVGLDRKKGDLPDRIEKEGRAFEEKVFKGYLKIAKRHSRIRIMDGTPAPAEVAKGVKKLVDDYLKKVEK comes from the coding sequence ATGGCCAAAACCAAAACCCCCCGCCTTGGGCGGGGGGTTTTTGTCACCTTTGAAGGAATTGACGGGTCGGGGAAGACCACCCAGGCCAAACTGCTTTATGAGGCCTTGAAGGAGGAAGGCCGGTCCGTCGTTCTTTTACGCGAGCCCGGGGGCACGCCCGTTGCCGAACAGATAAGAAGTATTCTTCTCGAGGAGAAAAGCGAACCGCTATCCCCGAGAGCCGAGATTCTTCTGTTTCTCGCCAGCCGTGCGCAGCTTGTGGAACAAGCCATCCTTCCCGCCTTGCAGGCAAAAAAAATCGTGATTCTTGAGCGGTTTATCGATTCTACAACCGCTTATCAGGCGTACGGTCGGGGATTCTCCCCGCAGTGGGTGGAGAAGCTCAACCGGTGGAGCGCGTGCGAGATTTTGCCGGATTTAACAATTGAATTGCGTGTTCCCGTCAAAGTCGGACTCGACAGGAAAAAAGGGGATCTGCCCGACAGAATTGAAAAGGAAGGAAGAGCTTTTGAAGAAAAGGTATTCAAGGGTTACCTCAAAATCGCCAAAAGGCACAGTCGCATTCGTATAATGGATGGGACTCCTGCACCGGCGGAGGTCGCCAAGGGGGTGAAGAAACTGGTGGATGATTATCTGAAAAAAGTCGAAAAGTAA
- a CDS encoding inositol-3-phosphate synthase — translation MSDKVRVAIIGVGNCASSLVQGVQYYKNAKEKEFIPGIMHVNLGGYHIRDIEFSAAFDIDKNKVGKDLSEAIYTKPNNTFRFADVPKSGIKVQRGMTHDGLGYYLSKIIEKAPGPTADIVKILKDTGTDVVVNYLPVGSEEATKWYVEQVLEAGCGFVNCIPVFIAREKYWQKRFEDRGLPVIGDDIKSQVGSTIAHRVLTHLFRVRGVKMERTYQLNVGGNTDFLNMLERSRLESKKISKTNAVTSQLDYDIGEDNVHIGPSDYVAWLTDRKWAYIRMEGKTFGDVPLNLEMKLEVWDSPNSAGVVIDAVRCCKLGLDHGLSGALTAPSSYFKKSPPIQYTDEEARRLTEEFIAKYGKKKSKPQTLKLAKGKLRVSPEK, via the coding sequence ATGTCGGATAAAGTGAGAGTGGCCATCATCGGTGTCGGCAACTGCGCCTCTTCGCTCGTGCAGGGGGTGCAGTACTATAAAAACGCCAAGGAGAAGGAATTCATCCCGGGGATTATGCACGTCAACTTGGGGGGTTACCACATCCGGGATATCGAGTTTTCGGCCGCCTTCGATATCGACAAAAACAAAGTCGGCAAGGATTTGAGCGAGGCGATTTACACCAAGCCGAACAACACCTTCCGCTTTGCCGACGTTCCCAAATCGGGCATCAAAGTCCAGCGTGGGATGACGCACGACGGGTTGGGATATTATCTGTCCAAAATAATCGAGAAAGCCCCCGGCCCCACCGCCGACATTGTGAAGATTTTGAAGGACACCGGCACGGACGTGGTGGTCAACTATCTGCCCGTTGGCAGTGAGGAAGCCACAAAATGGTACGTGGAACAGGTTCTGGAAGCGGGGTGCGGGTTTGTGAACTGCATCCCGGTCTTCATTGCCCGAGAAAAGTACTGGCAGAAGCGCTTCGAAGACCGGGGGCTGCCGGTGATTGGGGACGACATCAAATCGCAGGTCGGCTCCACCATCGCCCACCGGGTCTTGACCCATCTGTTCCGCGTGCGGGGGGTCAAAATGGAGCGGACGTACCAGTTGAACGTGGGCGGCAACACCGACTTTTTGAACATGCTGGAGCGCAGCCGCTTGGAATCCAAAAAAATCTCCAAAACCAATGCGGTCACCAGCCAGTTGGACTACGACATCGGCGAGGATAACGTCCACATCGGGCCATCCGACTACGTCGCCTGGCTGACCGACCGGAAGTGGGCCTACATCCGGATGGAGGGGAAAACCTTCGGCGACGTCCCCCTGAATCTGGAAATGAAGCTGGAGGTCTGGGACTCCCCCAACTCCGCCGGCGTGGTGATTGACGCCGTCCGCTGCTGCAAGCTGGGCCTGGATCACGGCCTTTCCGGTGCTTTGACCGCCCCCTCTTCTTATTTCAAGAAATCCCCGCCGATTCAGTACACGGACGAGGAGGCCCGCCGGCTGACTGAGGAATTCATTGCCAAATACGGCAAAAAGAAATCCAAACCGCAGACCCTCAAGCTGGCCAAGGGAAAGCTCCGGGTCTCCCCGGAGAAATAG
- a CDS encoding PfkB family carbohydrate kinase produces MITAVGNPVYDLIVTPRISTDGRVLSGCSTNFALVLAKLGIPVTLIGSAGPDFAEKFEADLKRFGIQYQLLPSKQTGGFSLRYYGDHGERELTLLGEADPIKSFDKAHLKADWIMLGPILQEIDEKLFDWIKNNSSAKIFLDPQGLLRGVREGKIYHESTPQVKKIISQVDVVKPNELETKVLTGIDPRLDPYTPAEEIKSWGPKIVIITLAELGSVIYDGKDFYEIPAFETEAVDATGAGDTYAGGFVSAITKGYDLERAGLFASSVASIMVENTGPDFELDWEEALRRTAVLDKLKRQSFQLLKK; encoded by the coding sequence ATGATAACGGCGGTGGGCAATCCGGTTTACGATTTAATCGTCACCCCCCGCATTTCGACCGACGGGCGCGTTCTGTCGGGCTGTTCAACAAACTTCGCTTTGGTTTTGGCCAAGCTGGGAATCCCGGTGACTTTGATAGGCAGCGCCGGGCCGGATTTTGCGGAGAAGTTCGAAGCAGATTTGAAGCGTTTCGGCATCCAGTATCAGCTTTTGCCTTCCAAACAAACCGGCGGCTTTTCGCTCCGTTACTACGGCGACCATGGGGAACGGGAATTGACCCTGCTTGGCGAAGCCGACCCCATCAAATCGTTTGACAAAGCCCACCTGAAGGCGGACTGGATTATGCTGGGGCCGATTTTGCAGGAAATTGACGAAAAACTTTTCGACTGGATAAAGAATAATTCTTCCGCCAAAATCTTTTTGGACCCGCAGGGGCTTTTGCGCGGCGTGCGGGAAGGGAAAATCTACCACGAATCGACGCCCCAGGTGAAAAAAATCATCTCACAGGTGGATGTGGTAAAGCCGAACGAACTGGAAACAAAAGTTTTAACCGGCATCGACCCGCGACTGGACCCCTACACCCCGGCGGAGGAGATCAAAAGCTGGGGGCCGAAAATCGTCATCATCACGCTGGCCGAGCTGGGCTCCGTGATTTACGACGGGAAGGATTTTTACGAAATTCCGGCTTTTGAGACGGAGGCCGTGGATGCCACCGGCGCGGGGGATACGTATGCGGGAGGATTCGTCTCGGCTATAACCAAGGGGTATGACTTGGAACGGGCCGGGCTTTTTGCCTCCTCGGTCGCCTCGATAATGGTGGAGAACACCGGGCCGGATTTTGAACTGGACTGGGAAGAGGCCTTGCGCCGGACGGCGGTTTTGGATAAACTTAAGCGTCAATCATTTCAGTTGCTGAAAAAGTAG
- a CDS encoding DUF1634 domain-containing protein, whose product MNGTAEKWAQKVLETGLVVSLLAVGVGFMLQLTGVADPEIFLKAGFWTLLATPGLRVFTLMLAFFRQRERKYAWISVGVLLVLIVSYFIEKL is encoded by the coding sequence ATGAACGGCACAGCGGAAAAATGGGCGCAAAAAGTGCTGGAGACCGGGTTGGTGGTCTCTCTTCTGGCCGTCGGTGTGGGGTTCATGCTTCAGTTGACCGGAGTTGCTGATCCCGAGATCTTCTTGAAGGCCGGTTTTTGGACCCTGTTGGCCACCCCGGGCTTGCGGGTTTTCACCCTGATGCTTGCTTTTTTCCGTCAGCGGGAGAGAAAGTACGCTTGGATCTCGGTGGGGGTGCTTCTCGTTTTAATCGTCAGTTATTTTATCGAGAAACTTTAA
- a CDS encoding ABC transporter substrate-binding protein produces the protein MFNSAALKKVCASAGGFRQFWKWMLPALAVFSLFPVLGQAQSAPGKVVYLKENRLYVDWDKSSGIKKGKTVFVTLGQETLGTATVGWVLDDLTMVEMATGFSRLTGLSPEALSIQPEKEKIVTRGGSFAVGMANPIETDWTKKIPAPDTWALLACIYEGLVAETEEGRFRAVLADSFKTGERWVVFYLKPGLFFHSGRRLTAYEVKKVLDGNLDSRSPEYVRFAGLLAPKTAWPKRFPPLTSPIEARDTGTLIVHLKGNPALALAYLASPLGWVKDLLDTLPRFPAGSGPFRVDVIRASGLRLVRHKSYHGPPPLADTVTFRWFGQREDAETAFLRGEISMAWFKAGELSQGLRFETGNKERELCHFPTRKKVAAFFLRPVSPDSARMLATSAAHATENLGPELYRGDWLSEEPSSARPDSVRVTFLVDRELDSTGLLPAYLSTSRSDLPLFEMQLAQVETFVWAREVRTAALLGKLKEYTGSRAVDSLSAVLGRALFAPAKEKEPLLAGIEKFLKDRFGLVFLYRPAMVALARPELSGFDCSSFPYYPRMSKTGQAVGLR, from the coding sequence ATGTTTAATTCTGCGGCGTTGAAGAAAGTCTGCGCGTCCGCCGGCGGCTTCCGGCAATTTTGGAAGTGGATGCTGCCAGCCCTTGCCGTGTTTTCACTTTTCCCCGTTTTGGGGCAGGCCCAATCCGCTCCCGGCAAGGTGGTTTATCTGAAGGAAAACCGGCTGTACGTCGACTGGGATAAAAGTTCCGGCATAAAAAAGGGAAAAACGGTTTTCGTGACCTTGGGGCAGGAAACCTTGGGGACGGCAACCGTCGGCTGGGTATTGGATGATTTGACGATGGTGGAGATGGCCACCGGTTTTTCTCGGCTGACGGGCCTTTCGCCCGAGGCGTTGAGCATCCAGCCGGAAAAGGAGAAAATCGTGACGCGCGGCGGCAGCTTCGCCGTCGGGATGGCCAACCCTATAGAGACCGACTGGACGAAAAAAATCCCGGCTCCGGATACTTGGGCGCTTTTGGCCTGCATCTACGAAGGGCTGGTGGCGGAAACGGAGGAGGGGCGCTTCCGCGCGGTTCTGGCCGATTCGTTCAAAACCGGCGAACGTTGGGTGGTTTTCTACCTGAAACCGGGATTGTTCTTTCATTCCGGGCGGCGGCTGACTGCCTATGAGGTCAAAAAGGTTTTGGACGGAAATTTGGACAGCCGCTCGCCGGAATATGTCCGTTTTGCGGGACTTCTGGCTCCCAAGACCGCCTGGCCCAAGCGCTTTCCGCCACTCACCTCGCCAATTGAAGCCCGGGACACCGGCACTTTGATTGTCCATTTGAAGGGAAACCCCGCTTTGGCTCTCGCCTATCTCGCATCCCCGCTGGGCTGGGTGAAAGATCTTTTGGATACGCTTCCCCGTTTTCCGGCCGGCAGCGGGCCTTTTCGTGTGGATGTGATACGGGCCAGCGGGCTGCGGCTGGTCCGCCACAAAAGTTATCACGGCCCGCCCCCTTTGGCGGATACCGTGACTTTTCGCTGGTTCGGTCAAAGGGAGGATGCCGAAACCGCCTTTCTCCGCGGAGAAATAAGCATGGCCTGGTTTAAGGCCGGGGAGCTTTCACAAGGCCTGCGTTTCGAAACCGGCAACAAGGAACGGGAATTGTGTCACTTCCCGACCCGCAAAAAAGTGGCCGCTTTCTTTTTGCGCCCGGTTTCCCCGGACAGTGCCCGGATGCTGGCCACCAGTGCGGCCCATGCCACCGAAAATTTGGGGCCGGAACTCTACCGCGGCGACTGGCTTTCGGAAGAACCGAGCTCGGCGCGTCCCGATTCAGTCAGAGTGACCTTTTTGGTTGACCGGGAACTGGATTCCACCGGCCTTTTGCCCGCCTATCTGTCCACCAGCCGCTCCGATTTGCCGCTTTTTGAAATGCAACTGGCACAGGTCGAGACCTTCGTTTGGGCGCGAGAGGTGCGTACGGCGGCGCTTCTGGGAAAGTTGAAGGAATACACCGGCAGCCGGGCGGTCGATTCGCTGTCGGCCGTATTGGGGAGGGCCTTATTCGCCCCGGCAAAGGAAAAGGAGCCGCTTCTTGCCGGCATTGAAAAGTTTCTGAAAGACCGGTTTGGGCTCGTTTTTCTCTACCGGCCGGCGATGGTGGCTTTGGCCCGTCCGGAGCTTTCCGGCTTCGACTGCTCCAGTTTCCCCTACTACCCGCGGATGTCGAAAACCGGCCAGGCCGTCGGGCTGCGGTAG